Proteins encoded within one genomic window of Cytophagales bacterium:
- the bglX gene encoding beta-glucosidase BglX — protein MKRIVPLLLIIGLIVGLFAFQSMSTPIEKSTDQKVDSLLALMTLEEKVGQLNMYNGTWEFTGPVPADANSQDKAEMIKRGRVGAMLNVLTAEGTYEAQKLAVENSRLGIPLLFGYDVIHGYKTMFPIPLGQAASWDENVGQKASRVAAEEMSSTGLHWAFGPMIDVARDARWGRIMECAGEDPLLNAYFAKAWIEGLQGNDLSELNTVAACAKHFAAYGFVEAGLDYFSVDISDQTMYNVALPPFKAAVESGVSSVMNAFQDINGIPATAHEYLMRGTLKGVWGFEGLVLSDWASINELIPHGYAKDREAAAKLAFEAGCDMDMEAKVYEEELAQLIEKGSVDIALLDDAVKRILKLKFELGLFDDPYRYSNKEREQTSLLTKENLVAAREVGSASIVLLKNDKNLLPLPKKGKSIAVIGQLGQSKDVVLGSWRAQAVRNSGVSILEGVQNAVDNTDQVNYAQGYTLTKGDRAFIYELDIVEGDRSKFPEAVQLARESDVVVLAMGEDCYQSGEGRSQVDITLKGNQEELFEEILKVNKNVVVVLMNGRPLAIPGIEEKAPAILETWFLGSEMGNSVADVLFGDVNPSGKLPVSFPHHVGQEPFYYNKKNSGRPVPNDFDAGMVFWGHYTDGPKEAVFPFGHGLSYSTFKYKNLEVASKTGEANVSIQVKNTSSTDGVETVQVYIWDRFATETQPIKRLVDFEKVMVKAGETVDVQFTLNEEDLGFYHRDYQFYAEDGEFRVMVGSSSEDFLAKDVTIEF, from the coding sequence ATGAAACGAATTGTCCCATTGTTATTGATCATTGGCCTGATCGTCGGCCTGTTTGCTTTCCAATCCATGAGTACCCCAATAGAGAAAAGTACTGACCAAAAAGTCGACAGCTTACTCGCATTGATGACCCTGGAAGAAAAGGTTGGTCAGCTCAATATGTACAATGGCACCTGGGAGTTTACCGGTCCTGTACCTGCCGATGCCAACAGTCAGGACAAGGCGGAAATGATCAAAAGGGGACGGGTTGGCGCCATGCTGAATGTCCTCACAGCGGAAGGCACCTACGAGGCACAAAAACTAGCGGTCGAAAATTCCAGACTGGGTATTCCTCTATTGTTCGGATATGACGTCATTCATGGCTACAAAACCATGTTCCCCATTCCCCTGGGGCAGGCTGCCAGTTGGGACGAAAATGTGGGTCAAAAGGCTTCCAGAGTAGCTGCTGAAGAAATGTCATCCACAGGGTTACATTGGGCATTTGGTCCGATGATCGATGTGGCCAGGGATGCTCGTTGGGGACGCATCATGGAATGCGCTGGTGAAGATCCGTTGTTGAATGCTTATTTTGCCAAAGCCTGGATAGAAGGATTGCAAGGGAACGATCTATCAGAACTGAATACTGTCGCCGCTTGCGCCAAGCACTTTGCTGCTTATGGTTTTGTAGAAGCGGGTCTCGATTATTTTTCGGTAGATATCAGTGACCAAACCATGTATAACGTGGCGCTCCCTCCTTTCAAAGCGGCCGTAGAATCTGGCGTTTCTTCCGTCATGAATGCCTTCCAGGACATCAATGGAATTCCAGCCACTGCGCATGAATACCTGATGAGAGGAACATTGAAAGGTGTTTGGGGTTTTGAAGGATTGGTCCTTTCAGACTGGGCTTCTATCAATGAGTTGATCCCTCATGGCTATGCCAAAGACCGTGAAGCGGCCGCAAAGTTAGCCTTCGAAGCGGGTTGTGACATGGACATGGAAGCAAAGGTCTATGAGGAAGAACTGGCGCAATTAATTGAAAAGGGAAGTGTAGATATAGCGCTATTAGATGATGCCGTGAAGCGCATTCTGAAATTGAAATTCGAGTTAGGATTGTTCGATGACCCTTATCGATACTCGAACAAAGAAAGAGAGCAAACTTCACTGCTGACGAAGGAAAATTTAGTGGCTGCACGTGAAGTAGGCAGCGCATCCATTGTATTGTTAAAGAACGACAAAAACCTTTTGCCTCTGCCCAAAAAGGGTAAATCCATCGCAGTGATCGGTCAATTAGGCCAGAGTAAAGATGTAGTCCTGGGAAGCTGGAGAGCACAGGCTGTCCGTAATTCTGGTGTCTCTATTCTGGAAGGTGTTCAAAATGCAGTAGACAATACCGATCAGGTAAATTACGCGCAGGGCTACACCTTGACAAAAGGTGATCGGGCCTTCATTTATGAGCTGGATATTGTTGAAGGTGATCGTTCCAAATTTCCTGAGGCGGTGCAACTGGCGCGTGAAAGTGATGTAGTCGTCCTGGCGATGGGTGAAGATTGCTATCAATCAGGCGAAGGCAGAAGTCAGGTAGACATTACTTTGAAAGGCAATCAGGAAGAACTTTTTGAAGAAATTCTTAAGGTCAACAAAAATGTGGTCGTTGTACTGATGAATGGAAGACCGCTGGCTATTCCGGGAATTGAAGAAAAAGCACCTGCCATTCTGGAAACTTGGTTCCTTGGGTCTGAGATGGGCAATTCCGTAGCCGATGTACTCTTTGGGGATGTGAATCCTTCAGGAAAACTGCCTGTGTCTTTTCCTCATCATGTAGGTCAAGAGCCATTTTACTACAACAAGAAAAACAGTGGACGGCCTGTTCCCAATGATTTTGATGCGGGTATGGTATTCTGGGGGCATTATACCGATGGACCTAAAGAAGCAGTTTTCCCATTTGGCCATGGCCTGAGCTATTCAACTTTTAAGTACAAAAACCTGGAAGTAGCATCAAAAACTGGCGAAGCCAATGTCAGCATTCAGGTGAAAAATACCTCATCAACGGATGGCGTAGAAACAGTACAGGTTTACATATGGGACCGTTTTGCAACTGAAACACAACCCATCAAGCGATTGGTAGATTTCGAAAAGGTCATGGTGAAGGCAGGAGAAACTGTCGACGTTCAATTCACATTGAATGAAGAAGATCTGGGATTTTATCACAGAGACTACCAGTTTTACGCAGAAGATGGTGAATTTCGAGTCATGGTTGGTTCAAGTTCAGAGGACTTTCTGGCCAAAGACGTAACAATCGAATTCTAA
- a CDS encoding RNA polymerase sigma factor RpoD/SigA, with the protein MRQLKITQSITNRRESHTLEKYFTEVSNVPMITPDEEVELAKRIREGDELALEKLVKANLRFVVSVAKQYQNRSLPLNDLINEGNLGLIKAAKKFDETKGFKFISYAVWWIRQSIMQALAEQSRIVRLPMNKSGAINQIRRAYAELEQQFEREPTEEELAEILDMKPNEVRNTLGAEVKQMSMDAPFGEDESGSLLDVLENETTGPTDASLVFNDSLKVETMRALSTLTAREREVIMMSFGIGHDNPYTLEEIGDAMGLTRERVRQIREKALQKLREPGKNRRLKEFCAS; encoded by the coding sequence ATGCGACAGCTTAAGATTACCCAATCCATAACCAACCGTCGAGAGAGCCACACCCTGGAGAAGTATTTCACCGAGGTGAGTAACGTTCCCATGATCACGCCCGACGAGGAAGTGGAATTGGCGAAAAGAATTAGAGAGGGCGACGAGCTCGCCTTAGAGAAGTTGGTAAAAGCAAACTTGAGGTTTGTGGTTTCTGTAGCGAAGCAATATCAAAATAGAAGCCTTCCACTGAACGACCTGATCAATGAAGGGAACCTCGGATTGATCAAAGCGGCCAAGAAATTTGATGAGACAAAAGGATTTAAATTCATCTCATATGCCGTATGGTGGATTCGTCAATCGATCATGCAAGCGCTTGCTGAGCAGTCAAGGATCGTAAGGCTTCCAATGAACAAGTCTGGTGCGATCAACCAGATCAGAAGAGCTTATGCAGAATTGGAACAACAATTTGAGCGTGAGCCTACTGAAGAAGAATTGGCTGAAATCCTCGACATGAAGCCTAATGAAGTCAGAAACACTCTGGGTGCGGAAGTGAAGCAAATGTCTATGGACGCTCCTTTCGGTGAGGATGAGTCTGGTTCATTGCTTGACGTATTGGAGAACGAAACCACGGGTCCTACTGATGCGAGCCTTGTATTCAACGATTCTTTGAAAGTTGAGACCATGAGAGCGCTTTCTACGCTTACAGCAAGAGAAAGAGAAGTGATCATGATGAGCTTCGGGATCGGACACGACAACCCATACACCCTGGAAGAGATCGGTGATGCCATGGGCTTGACGCGTGAAAGAGTTCGTCAGATCAGAGAAAAAGCACTTCAGAAGTTAAGAGAGCCTGGCAAAAACAGAAGACTGAAAGAATTCTGCGCCAGTTGA
- a CDS encoding pyridoxal phosphate-dependent aminotransferase, with protein MEELTSNRIKSIPESATIAMAAKAREMKEKGTDVISLSLGEPDFKTPDHILEGAKQAIDDKKYFAYPPVPGYLDLRQAISKKFKEDNGLDYAPDQIVVSNGAKQSIANVFMALLDPGDEVIVFAPYWVSYTALIQLAEGKSVFVDGGIENDFKATAEQLKVAITDKTKAVIFSSPCNPTGSVFTKEELTAIAEVLQEFPNIVVISDEIYEMINFTGKHASIGALPGMQERTVTVNGFSKGYAMTGWRVGYIGAPKWLAKAANKMQGQITSGNSSIAQRAALAGLNAPKTASEEMAAAYKERRELVYNLLKEIPGIEVNYPQGAFYFFPDVKAYFGKGNIKNASDFCMYLLEEAHVSLVTGEAFGAPDCVRLSYAASVEDLKSAIARIKDALAKLP; from the coding sequence ATGGAGGAATTAACATCAAATCGAATCAAAAGCATCCCTGAATCTGCTACCATCGCTATGGCTGCCAAAGCCCGCGAGATGAAGGAAAAGGGAACTGATGTGATCAGCTTGAGCCTGGGGGAACCAGATTTTAAGACACCCGATCATATTTTGGAAGGCGCTAAACAGGCGATTGATGATAAGAAGTACTTTGCGTACCCTCCGGTACCTGGTTACCTCGATCTGAGGCAAGCCATTTCCAAAAAATTCAAAGAGGATAATGGACTTGATTATGCTCCTGACCAAATTGTGGTTTCAAATGGCGCCAAGCAATCCATCGCCAACGTGTTCATGGCCTTGCTCGATCCGGGAGATGAGGTCATCGTATTTGCTCCTTACTGGGTGAGCTATACTGCCCTGATCCAACTGGCCGAAGGTAAGTCTGTATTCGTAGATGGTGGTATTGAAAATGATTTCAAAGCCACCGCCGAGCAATTAAAAGTGGCTATTACAGATAAAACCAAAGCGGTTATTTTCTCTTCTCCTTGTAATCCTACAGGATCAGTATTTACCAAAGAAGAGCTGACCGCCATTGCAGAAGTACTTCAGGAATTCCCAAACATCGTAGTGATCTCCGACGAGATTTACGAGATGATCAACTTTACTGGGAAACATGCCAGCATTGGCGCCCTTCCTGGTATGCAGGAACGCACCGTAACCGTGAATGGCTTTTCGAAAGGTTATGCCATGACTGGCTGGCGTGTCGGCTACATTGGCGCACCAAAATGGCTTGCAAAGGCTGCCAATAAAATGCAGGGCCAGATCACTTCCGGCAACAGCTCCATTGCACAGAGGGCCGCATTAGCAGGACTCAATGCCCCTAAAACGGCTTCTGAAGAAATGGCAGCAGCTTACAAAGAAAGAAGAGAGCTGGTTTATAACCTGCTCAAAGAAATCCCGGGAATTGAAGTGAATTACCCACAAGGTGCCTTCTACTTCTTCCCTGACGTGAAAGCCTATTTCGGTAAAGGCAACATCAAGAATGCTTCGGACTTCTGCATGTACTTACTAGAAGAGGCCCATGTGTCTTTGGTAACAGGAGAAGCTTTCGGAGCGCCGGATTGTGTACGCCTGTCTTATGCTGCTTCCGTAGAAGACCTGAAGAGTGCCATCGCAAGGATCAAAGACGCCCTGGCAAAGCTTCCTTGA
- a CDS encoding ZIP family metal transporter: MILIATILLVTTLIGGLLAYVVKFQSSNLKLPLVFAGSFLFAVTIIHILPEVFVTSDAPMQIGIFVLLGFFLQQFLESFTAGVEHGHFHEDQITTVRSRYSLMIALVIHSLLEGALLTHESPFHDQHESYSLILGIVFHKMPAAFALMAVMRTSRKMATKDILILLLFSLASPIGLIFSNYILTISEDNLIVLFALVSGSFLHISTTIFVETSPNHSLGWKRTIVSILGAAMAILVEFFS; this comes from the coding sequence TTGATCTTAATCGCGACCATATTATTAGTAACAACCCTCATCGGAGGCCTGCTGGCATATGTAGTAAAGTTTCAGTCTTCCAACCTGAAGCTTCCGTTGGTCTTTGCTGGCTCTTTCTTATTTGCGGTTACGATCATTCACATTTTACCTGAAGTTTTCGTTACCAGTGATGCTCCCATGCAGATCGGCATTTTCGTTTTGCTCGGATTCTTTCTGCAGCAATTTCTAGAAAGCTTTACAGCTGGTGTCGAGCATGGGCATTTTCATGAAGATCAGATCACGACGGTTCGATCCAGATACAGTCTAATGATCGCTTTGGTGATTCATTCATTGCTGGAAGGTGCCTTACTGACTCATGAATCTCCTTTTCATGATCAGCATGAATCCTATTCCCTGATCCTGGGAATTGTGTTTCACAAAATGCCAGCAGCATTTGCCCTAATGGCGGTCATGCGAACTTCTCGAAAAATGGCCACAAAGGATATTCTGATCTTATTGCTGTTCAGTCTGGCCAGCCCGATCGGACTCATCTTTTCCAATTACATCTTAACCATCTCCGAAGACAATTTAATCGTCTTGTTTGCGCTGGTAAGTGGCAGTTTCCTGCATATCTCTACTACTATTTTCGTAGAAACAAGCCCCAATCATAGTCTGGGCTGGAAAAGAACCATAGTCAGCATACTAGGTGCCGCAATGGCGATTCTAGTGGAATTTTTTAGTTAG
- a CDS encoding CBS domain-containing protein, producing the protein MNFKGKAEDTSVKEQTYDSIAKYMAKNVITFGADQPIVEAIDVMLDKRISGAPVLSEKGELIGILSEKDCLKIIVDRAYHNHPNQKSTVKDYMSREVATVDIDKDVAEVANMFLSSNFRRFPVVENGKLKGQVSRRDVMKATRDLKGTTW; encoded by the coding sequence ATGAATTTTAAAGGAAAAGCAGAAGATACTTCCGTTAAGGAACAAACCTACGATTCTATTGCCAAGTACATGGCAAAAAATGTGATTACCTTCGGTGCAGATCAACCTATTGTAGAAGCAATTGATGTGATGCTGGACAAAAGAATTTCCGGAGCACCGGTATTGAGTGAGAAAGGAGAACTCATTGGTATCCTTTCCGAAAAAGATTGCCTGAAGATCATTGTTGACCGGGCTTATCATAATCACCCCAACCAAAAAAGTACCGTAAAAGACTACATGTCCAGAGAAGTAGCTACCGTAGACATAGATAAAGATGTTGCCGAGGTGGCCAATATGTTCTTGTCTTCCAATTTCAGAAGATTTCCGGTGGTTGAAAATGGGAAGCTGAAAGGACAGGTCAGTCGACGGGATGTCATGAAAGCCACACGGGACCTTAAAGGAACCACCTGGTGA
- a CDS encoding RloB family protein — protein MCEGQTEEKYFKGLVTQKTHRRKFAAIDVAIYKPENNSPVGLIKKAKDLMKVAKRDCNDYDFVWVVFDKDQHASIPDAFEMARTNKPEIRIAFTSPCFEFFILLHFEKTTREFSSCGEIISYIKKKGYIPDYEKASNLFKVLDHVKEKGLAHCDWLKGRNQMELDDGARPYEFSAYSNVEVLIRYLYNLVQ, from the coding sequence TTGTGTGAAGGCCAAACGGAAGAAAAGTATTTCAAGGGGCTTGTCACGCAGAAAACACATCGCAGGAAGTTCGCTGCCATTGATGTTGCCATTTATAAACCTGAGAACAACTCTCCGGTTGGACTCATCAAAAAGGCTAAGGATTTGATGAAAGTTGCAAAGCGAGATTGCAACGACTATGATTTCGTTTGGGTAGTTTTTGACAAAGATCAGCATGCAAGTATTCCCGATGCTTTTGAGATGGCAAGAACGAATAAGCCTGAGATTAGGATAGCGTTCACGAGTCCTTGCTTTGAGTTCTTCATTTTGCTCCACTTTGAAAAAACAACACGCGAGTTTTCTTCCTGTGGCGAAATCATCTCTTACATCAAAAAGAAAGGTTACATACCTGATTATGAAAAAGCCTCTAATCTTTTCAAGGTGCTAGATCATGTAAAAGAGAAAGGGTTAGCACATTGCGATTGGCTGAAGGGGAGAAATCAAATGGAACTGGATGATGGAGCCAGACCTTACGAATTTTCTGCTTACAGTAATGTGGAGGTGCTGATTCGTTACTTGTATAATCTTGTTCAATAG
- the hemE gene encoding uroporphyrinogen decarboxylase encodes MELKNDLILRAARGEKTERTPVWLMRQAGRILPEYREVRAGLSGFKELVETPEKAMEVTIQPVDILGVDAAIIFSDILVIPEAMGLTYEMVEKKGPFFPKTVKTAQDIEDLHLVEGDELQYVYDAIKLTKQELNGRVPLIGFAGAPWTILAYMIEGSGSKTFSEARKYLYLQPDLAVKLLDKITESTIAYLKRQVQAGADMLQIFDSWAGILPASHYEKFSLHFIKKIVEAIPEVPITVFAKGAYFALGAMKDVPCRTIGLDWNMSVEKARQHFPDKTLQGNLDPCALYGTYDQVKAETKKMLDRFKGHSHIANLGHGVYPDTDKDKVKCFIDTVKEYTS; translated from the coding sequence ATGGAATTAAAAAATGACCTGATCCTTAGAGCGGCAAGAGGCGAAAAGACAGAGCGAACGCCAGTATGGTTGATGCGTCAGGCTGGCAGAATTCTGCCGGAGTACCGTGAAGTGAGAGCAGGGCTGAGTGGATTCAAAGAATTAGTGGAGACCCCTGAAAAAGCGATGGAAGTTACGATCCAGCCGGTAGATATCTTAGGTGTGGATGCGGCCATTATTTTTTCTGATATCCTGGTGATCCCTGAAGCCATGGGATTGACCTATGAAATGGTCGAAAAGAAGGGGCCATTTTTCCCTAAAACCGTAAAAACAGCTCAAGATATTGAGGACTTACATCTCGTCGAAGGAGATGAGTTACAGTACGTTTATGACGCCATCAAACTGACCAAACAGGAGCTCAATGGTCGGGTGCCTTTGATTGGTTTTGCAGGAGCACCATGGACCATTCTGGCATATATGATTGAGGGGTCAGGTAGCAAAACCTTTTCGGAGGCCAGAAAGTATTTATATCTCCAGCCAGATTTGGCAGTAAAACTGCTGGATAAGATCACCGAGTCTACTATTGCCTATTTGAAAAGACAGGTGCAAGCAGGCGCGGACATGCTCCAGATCTTTGATTCCTGGGCAGGAATTTTACCCGCCAGTCATTATGAAAAATTTTCACTGCATTTCATTAAAAAGATCGTAGAAGCGATTCCAGAAGTGCCCATCACCGTATTTGCTAAAGGTGCCTATTTTGCCCTTGGAGCCATGAAAGACGTGCCTTGCCGTACCATTGGACTAGATTGGAACATGAGTGTGGAGAAAGCCCGGCAACATTTTCCGGATAAGACCCTTCAGGGAAATTTGGACCCATGCGCCTTGTATGGAACTTATGACCAGGTGAAGGCAGAGACTAAAAAAATGCTGGATCGTTTCAAAGGTCATTCACATATCGCTAACCTGGGTCATGGGGTGTATCCGGATACCGATAAAGACAAGGTGAAGTGCTTTATTGATACGGTGAAGGAGTATACGAGCTAG
- a CDS encoding bifunctional ADP-heptose synthase yields the protein MDDKHGLLELFEAFKQLKVLVVGDVMIDAYIYGDVNRISPEAPIPVLDVTHKKNCLGGAANVALNIESLGATAHLFAVAGKDSHCETLLRLLEENGLWSEGLCHSSNRRTTVKSRIISNAQHLLRFDEEDKHALNESEEQALLDRIKAHISDYDAVVFEDYDKGCLNQRVIEEVIGLATRHGIPTLVDPKKDNFMDYIGVTLFKPNLKELSEGLKRKVLPEHIEEATSELMTRLKFQQALVTLSQHGVFYKNAEDQGTIPAHVRNIANVSGAGDTVIAVAALCLAAGASTKEIAQLANLAGGIVCESPGIVPIDRDRLIAEIEQNL from the coding sequence ATGGATGACAAGCACGGTTTACTTGAGTTATTTGAAGCTTTCAAGCAACTTAAGGTGCTCGTCGTTGGTGATGTAATGATAGATGCTTACATCTACGGTGATGTAAACCGGATCTCTCCTGAAGCCCCCATACCCGTTTTAGATGTCACTCATAAAAAGAACTGTCTGGGTGGTGCCGCCAATGTGGCTTTGAACATTGAGTCTTTAGGCGCGACTGCACATTTATTTGCTGTTGCAGGCAAAGACAGTCATTGTGAAACACTCCTTCGTCTATTAGAAGAAAATGGTCTCTGGTCCGAAGGGCTTTGTCACAGCTCGAACCGCAGAACTACGGTCAAAAGCAGGATCATCAGCAACGCACAACACCTGCTACGCTTCGATGAGGAGGACAAACACGCACTCAATGAATCAGAGGAACAGGCACTACTTGACCGCATCAAAGCGCACATAAGTGATTATGATGCCGTGGTTTTTGAGGATTATGACAAAGGATGTCTCAACCAACGCGTCATTGAAGAAGTAATTGGTCTTGCCACGCGGCATGGAATTCCTACTCTGGTAGATCCTAAGAAAGACAACTTCATGGATTACATCGGTGTGACTTTGTTCAAGCCCAATTTGAAGGAACTCAGTGAAGGACTTAAGCGAAAAGTTCTACCCGAGCATATTGAAGAAGCAACATCGGAATTGATGACTCGACTAAAATTCCAGCAAGCGCTGGTTACCCTTTCGCAACATGGAGTATTCTACAAAAATGCTGAGGACCAAGGAACCATTCCAGCCCATGTCCGAAACATCGCCAATGTCTCAGGCGCAGGAGATACCGTAATAGCGGTAGCAGCCCTGTGTTTGGCGGCAGGAGCTTCAACCAAAGAAATCGCGCAACTAGCAAATCTGGCAGGCGGAATTGTCTGTGAATCACCTGGGATTGTTCCTATTGATCGAGACAGGTTGATAGCTGAGATAGAGCAGAATTTGTAA
- a CDS encoding DUF4197 domain-containing protein has protein sequence MRNWILLALIFVSFSSCELLEGDGDSGPDIVAGLKEALNVGARFASDELSATDGYFGNALYKILLPEEVQTNIDAFKALEINVLVGTITGEQLYSSGSEALGIKSLQSIEDELILGINRAAESAATEAFPIFADAITGITFSDANNILFGGVDNAATTFLRDNTFQALFSTYEPQIQSAIDVVQVNDVSVDQLYNNFITDYNDILSTSIPTGILTSSTLGELANLQVMEVTDLSEFATQRGLDGLFLRVEQEEGNIRNNAGARISQILRDVFGQLD, from the coding sequence ATGAGAAATTGGATTCTGCTTGCACTTATTTTTGTTTCATTCTCCTCATGTGAACTCCTGGAAGGAGACGGTGATTCCGGTCCTGATATTGTAGCCGGATTGAAGGAAGCATTAAATGTAGGGGCACGCTTTGCCTCGGATGAATTGAGTGCTACTGATGGTTATTTTGGAAACGCACTTTACAAGATCCTTTTGCCTGAAGAAGTTCAGACGAACATAGACGCCTTCAAAGCCCTGGAGATCAATGTGCTGGTTGGGACGATAACCGGTGAACAGCTTTATTCTTCCGGAAGTGAAGCACTTGGCATCAAGAGCTTGCAAAGCATTGAGGATGAATTGATCTTAGGGATTAATCGCGCTGCAGAGAGTGCAGCCACTGAAGCTTTTCCCATTTTCGCAGATGCGATAACCGGAATTACCTTCAGCGACGCGAACAACATTTTGTTTGGTGGTGTGGACAATGCGGCAACCACCTTCCTGAGAGACAATACCTTTCAGGCTTTGTTCAGCACCTACGAACCACAAATACAAAGTGCCATTGATGTAGTTCAGGTCAATGATGTTTCTGTAGATCAGCTGTACAATAATTTCATTACTGACTACAACGATATTCTTTCCACTAGTATTCCCACAGGTATATTGACATCATCCACGTTGGGAGAATTGGCCAATTTGCAAGTAATGGAGGTTACGGACCTTTCGGAGTTCGCTACACAAAGAGGCCTGGATGGCTTATTCCTGAGAGTGGAACAAGAGGAAGGAAACATCCGAAACAATGCTGGCGCTCGTATTTCTCAGATTCTGAGAGATGTTTTCGGGCAGTTGGATTGA
- a CDS encoding ATP-binding protein, whose amino-acid sequence MLLEFKVKNFRSIKDWQSFSMLAENKVKEHDDVVTEKTGFNFLASSIVYGRNASGKSNLLKALNAFDLLVTNSASFKEGQEIKFYDPFKLSAKANDEPVEFYIDFLAENEIRYIYSVGYGKSAIEYEKLVFYPKSKPATLYSRIKNQKISYGEYLTGRKKEIEDFLYPNQLFLSKVGTEKNEQLKIPHNFFAEKLVTVSAHDTELDKRITRIIMNVDNPVAKVNINKLMKVADTGIERIYVRQQDFDDSSLPDNMPLEEREYLSDKYKYQIKTVRNTFDNNEESGEIEFSLEDESTGTKKLLIVGGIAMLSMIVGAVLIIDELDKSLHPKLTRALIKLFHSKKTNPNNAQLIFATHDVSLLDPDLFRRDQVWFAEKEQEGDSHYYALSDIPGVRANTPYEKWYMSGRFGATPSINEYELDFEF is encoded by the coding sequence ATGTTACTGGAATTCAAAGTAAAGAACTTCCGTTCAATTAAAGATTGGCAGAGCTTCTCGATGTTGGCTGAGAATAAAGTGAAGGAGCATGATGATGTTGTGACTGAAAAAACTGGTTTTAATTTCTTGGCGTCATCGATTGTGTATGGAAGGAATGCCTCGGGTAAAAGTAATTTATTGAAAGCCCTTAATGCTTTTGACCTTCTAGTAACTAATTCGGCTTCCTTCAAGGAAGGACAAGAGATCAAGTTTTACGATCCTTTCAAATTAAGTGCAAAGGCGAATGATGAACCTGTGGAGTTTTACATAGACTTTCTCGCTGAGAATGAGATTAGATATATTTATTCTGTAGGCTACGGTAAAAGTGCGATTGAATATGAAAAGCTTGTTTTTTATCCCAAATCAAAACCTGCAACACTATACAGTAGGATTAAAAATCAAAAAATCTCATATGGTGAATATCTAACAGGTCGCAAAAAGGAAATTGAAGATTTTTTATATCCTAATCAGCTATTTCTCTCTAAGGTTGGAACAGAAAAAAATGAACAACTAAAGATTCCACACAATTTTTTTGCAGAGAAGTTAGTAACTGTATCTGCACATGATACAGAATTAGACAAGAGAATTACTAGGATTATAATGAATGTGGACAATCCAGTGGCAAAAGTTAATATTAACAAATTGATGAAAGTCGCTGATACGGGAATAGAAAGAATATATGTTCGACAACAAGATTTTGATGATTCCTCGTTGCCTGATAACATGCCATTAGAGGAGAGGGAGTATTTAAGTGATAAGTACAAATACCAAATCAAAACAGTCAGGAATACATTTGATAATAATGAAGAATCTGGTGAAATCGAATTTTCTCTTGAAGATGAATCTACAGGAACCAAAAAGCTGCTAATTGTTGGGGGTATAGCAATGTTATCAATGATTGTTGGTGCTGTCCTAATTATCGATGAACTAGACAAAAGCCTTCACCCCAAACTAACAAGAGCTCTTATCAAACTCTTCCATAGCAAGAAAACCAATCCAAACAACGCACAATTAATTTTTGCAACTCACGATGTGTCTTTATTAGATCCGGATTTATTCCGGAGAGATCAGGTGTGGTTTGCGGAGAAAGAGCAAGAAGGGGATAGTCATTATTATGCTCTATCTGATATACCAGGAGTTCGTGCAAATACTCCATATGAAAAGTGGTACATGTCTGGCCGATTTGGCGCTACCCCATCCATCAATGAGTACGAGTTAGACTTTGAGTTTTAG